Proteins co-encoded in one Pelodiscus sinensis isolate JC-2024 chromosome 9, ASM4963464v1, whole genome shotgun sequence genomic window:
- the ALG14 gene encoding UDP-N-acetylglucosamine transferase subunit ALG14 — translation MGVLQAMLGAAVLLVLITALLLLVRRNSIPRTGPLSLLVVAGSGGHTTEMLRLLGSLSLSYSPRHYIFADSDKMSEDKIRSFEQNRAETFSNFQFTLNRIPRCREVQQSWSSSILTTLYSVLYSFPLTFRLKPDLILCNGPGTCVPVCISALLLDILALRKVIIVYVESICRVETLSLAGKILYYFSDYFIVQWPALKEKYPKSVYLGRIV, via the exons ATGGGCGTCCTGCAGGCCATGTTGGGTGCCGCTGTGCTGCTGGTGCTGATTACTGCGCTGCTTCTCTTAGTCAGGCGGAACAGCATCCCGCGGACAGGTCCCCTCAGTCTCCTGGTGGTGGCCGGCTCCG gaggACACACAACAGAAATGCTGAGATTACTCGGCAGTTTGTCCCTGTCATACTCTCCTAGACATTatatttttgcagattcagataaGATGAGTGAAGATAAAATACGTTCTTTTGAACAAAACAGAGCTGAAACTTTCTCCAATTTCCAG TTTACCCTTAATCGCATTCCCAGATGTCGGGAGGTGCAGCAATCTTGGAGCTCTTCAATACTTACAACACTGTACTCTGTACTTTACTCCTTTCCTTTGACTTTCAGACTAAAGCCAGATTTG aTATTGTGCAACGGACCAGGAACATGTGTCCCTGTTTGTATATCTGCCCTTCTCCTTGACATACTGGCACTAAGGAAAGTTATCATTGTGTATGTAGAGAGCATCTGCCGAGTGGAAACGTTATCCCTGGCTGGAAAAATTCTTTACTACTTTTCAGATTACTTCATAGTTCAGTGGCCTGCTCTGAAGGAAAAATATCCCAAGTCTGTATATCTTGGTCGAATAGTATGA